One stretch of Dyella jiangningensis DNA includes these proteins:
- the queF gene encoding NADPH-dependent 7-cyano-7-deazaguanine reductase QueF (Catalyzes the NADPH-dependent reduction of 7-cyano-7-deazaguanine (preQ0) to 7-aminomethyl-7-deazaguanine (preQ1) in queuosine biosynthesis), translating into MSTPEHSPLGKTTVYADRYDPALLFPIPRSAKRDEIGVTQPLPFHGIDIWNAYELSWLDARGKPVAALAEFRIPAESPNIIESKSFKLYLNGFSQERMASTDALLAALLRDLSAAAGAPVQVLLTEPRAKGHATTDLAGESIDGQDLEISDYGPPRADYLKADAALAVLEETLVSDLLRSNCPVTGQPDWGSVQIRYRGAPIDREGLLRYLVSFRNHNEFHEQCVERIFVDVMARCRPEQLSVYARYTRRGGLDINPYRSTGTETPDNPRGARQ; encoded by the coding sequence ATGAGTACCCCCGAACATTCCCCCCTCGGCAAGACTACCGTCTACGCCGACCGCTACGACCCTGCCCTGCTTTTCCCCATCCCGCGCAGCGCCAAGCGCGACGAGATCGGCGTCACCCAGCCGCTGCCGTTCCATGGCATCGACATCTGGAACGCCTACGAACTCTCCTGGCTGGATGCGCGCGGCAAGCCGGTGGCCGCGCTGGCCGAATTCCGCATCCCCGCCGAATCGCCGAACATCATCGAGTCGAAGTCGTTCAAGCTGTACCTCAACGGCTTCTCGCAGGAACGCATGGCCAGCACCGACGCCCTGCTGGCGGCGCTGCTGCGCGATCTCTCCGCCGCCGCCGGCGCACCCGTGCAGGTGCTGCTGACCGAGCCACGCGCGAAGGGACATGCCACCACCGATCTGGCCGGCGAATCCATCGACGGCCAGGACCTGGAAATCAGCGACTACGGCCCGCCGCGCGCCGACTACCTCAAGGCCGATGCCGCGCTTGCCGTCCTGGAAGAAACACTGGTCTCGGACCTGCTGCGCTCCAATTGCCCGGTGACTGGCCAGCCCGACTGGGGCAGCGTGCAGATCCGCTATCGCGGTGCGCCGATCGACCGCGAGGGCCTGCTGCGCTACCTCGTTTCCTTCCGCAACCACAACGAATTCCACGAGCAATGCGTGGAACGCATCTTCGTGGATGTGATGGCGCGTTGCCGGCCGGAACAGCTCAGCGTGTATGCGCGTTACACGCGGCGCGGTGGCCTGGATATCAACCCCTATCGCAGCACGGGGACGGAAACGCCGGACAATCCGCGCGGAGCGCGGCAATAA